The genomic window ATATGGTATGCATTCTACGAAAATTTCGTCCTTCCACTCTCGCATGATGAAGTGGTGTATGGGAAAGGATCGCTCGTCGGAAAGATGCCCGGGGACGATTGGCAGAAGATGGCGAACCTGAGGGCTCTCTATGGTTATATGTATGGACATCCGGGGAAGAAGCTTCTCTTCATGGGAGGAGAATTTGGGCAGTGGAACGAGTGGTATCACGAAACCAGTTTAGACTGGCATCTTCTTGAATATCCTCCTCATCAAGGGATACAAAATTGGGTTAGAGACCTGAATCATTTTTACAAAACAGAACCGGCTTTATATGAGCTGGATTTTTCGATTGACGGTTTTCAATGGATCGATTTTCGAGATTCGGAGCAGAGCATAATAAGCTTTATCCGGAAGGCCAGGAACAATGATGATGTAATACTGGTTGTCTGTAACTTCACCCCTGTCCCCAGGTATAACTACCGGGTGGGTGTACCGCGAGGCGGATTTTGGAGGGAGGCTTTGAACAGCGATTCCCGGATATACGGTGGAAGCGGCCATGGAAATTTAGGGGGTGTCGAGGCAACGCCTGTACCGAGCCACCAAAGATACTACTCCATTTCCCTGACTCTGCCCCCGCTGGGAGTTCTTTTTTTCAAGAGCGGGTGAAATAACATTGACGTCGATTTCGTGATCCTTACCGTTTGCTTAGGATTTAGATTTTTTTGAATGCTGCTTAATTTGAGAATTCAACGGGGCTTACCCGAAGTTAACCTTTTCCTCCCCCTTGATGGGGGAGGATTAAGCTGTCCTGAGCGAAGTCGAAGGAGTGGGGGGTGTTTCACCCTCGAAATTTTCGGATATTCCGTGGCTTGCCACTGGTAGCTTCATCAGGATAAAATCTTGCTTGAAATGCAACTCAAGAATATTTACTAAAGGAGTTCCCCAAATATGCGCTCGGATGGAAGGCAATCGGATGAGATAAGGCCGGTAAAAATAACCCGCGGGGTTATGAAATATGCCGAGGGGTCGGCATTGATTGAGATGGGAGAGACTAAGGTAATATGCGCGGCTACGATCGAGGAAACTGTTCCGCCTTTTCTTAAGGAAACGGGTAAAGGGTGGATTACGACGGAATACTCTATGCTCCCCCGGTCTACAAAAACGAGAAACGTTCGTGATGCGGTCAGAGGAAGGGTCAGCGGAAGGTCGCAGGAGATACAGAGAATCGTTGGGCGCGCTCTGAGAGCGGTGATAAATCTGGAGAAACTTGGGGAAAGAACCATTATAATCGATTGCGATGTGCTCCAGGCAGACGGCGGCACGCGCACTGCTTCTATCACCGGAGCTTTTGTTGCCCTAAGCGACGCAGTTCAGCATCTTTTTAGAGAAGGGATATTCCAGGAAAACCCAATCAGCGATTACGTAGCCGCTGTTAGCGTAGGAATCGTGGACGGAGAGATGATCCTGGATTTGAGTTATGAGGAGGATTCAAAGGCCGAAGTGGATATGAATGTGGCCATGACCGGGTCGGGTCTCTTGGTCGAGGTTCAGGGAACGGCGGAGTCAAAACCGTTTGGAAGGGAGGAGCTAAACCTGATGATTAACCTTGCCCAAGAAGGGATTTTAAGACTCATAGCCAAGCAGAAGGAGATCTTGGCGGAGTAAGTTTAATGATTTTCAGTCATGAATATACACGAATGGACACGAATGAAGGATTTGAAAATCCAGATGAAGGCTGGTTTCAAGATTTCCCTTACTTTTTAATTTATCCGAGCTAATTCGTGCTAATCTGTGGCTAAATATTTTTTTTCACATAATGAGCTGATGATAAAAGAAATTGTTCTTGCCACCAAAAATCGGGGAAAGATAAAAGAATTCAGCGACTTGTTAAGTCCGGTATTTGGCCGGATTATATCTCTCCGAGAATTCAATAACATTCCGGAAATAGTGGAGGACGGAGAAACATTCAGCGAGAATGCTCTCAAAAAAGCACGGGTCATTTCTAAACTAACCCAAAAAATAACCCTTGCCGACGATTCCGGATTAGAAGTAGATGCCCTCGGAGGCCGTCCCGGCGTTTTTTCCTCGCGGTATGCCGGAGAGAATGCCGGTGATGAGGAAAACATCAATAAGCTATTACGAGAACTCAAAGGAGAAGCCAACAGAAATGCCCGGTTCGTATGTTGCCTCGCCCTGGTATTTCCTGATGGAAGAGAAATTACAGTGGAGGGCAGGTGCGAAGGGGTGATTGTGGAGGATCCGAGAGGTGAGGGCGGCTTCGGTTACGACCCGGTCTTCTACCTACCGGAGTTGAACAAAACCATGGCTGAGCTCACCCTAGAGGAGAAGAACCTAGTAAGCCACCGGAGCCGCGCCGTGAATGCTCTTATAATGTATCTCAACGGGCAGAAGGATTGAGAAAGATAGTGGTGTATACTTGTCCAAAATAAGAGATTGCCTCGTGGAGGTCTGAGGTAGTGATTTTATGGCATGATTGATGAAACAAAGATTACGGCAATATAGCCTCTAAATTCTACTCCTGGTTTCACGAATGAGGAAAAAGCGTCCTGATGGCCACTCGTCCTGATGATTTGATCTATACCGTTGATGACTTCCCGCCCTGGCCGAGGTTGATACTTCTCGGCTTACAGAACGTGGTACTGATTTCCATCTATCTGGTCTTCATCGTCATAATATCAAACGCCGCCGGCAGTCCCCAGCATGTCACGGTCAGTGCCATAAGCCTGGGTATGATTGCCGTTGCCATCGCCACGATGCTTCAGGCAATTTGGAAAGGTCCGGTAGGCTCAGGGTTCCTGGCCCCGCCGGTATTCTCGGCGATATATTTAGGTCCGTCCTTATTAGCGGCGAAGGCAGGGGGTTTGCCCGCCGTGTTTGCCATGACCATATTTGCCGGAGCAATCGAGGTTTTGCTGTCCAGGTATTTACAGCACCTCCGCGGCGTGTTTCCCCCATCTGTATCCGGCTTCATAGTCCTGATAGTGGGAATAGAACTCGGATTAGTAGGCATGGACCAGGTGCTCGACGTAGGCGCATACAAGGGCCCACAGTTCAGCCAGCACTTATTTGTGTCCGTGCTTACTTTGGCCATCATCATAAGCTTGAGCGTGTGGTTCCGCGGATTGATGAGACTCATGTGTTCCATGCTGGGTATAGTTGTCGGCTTTCTGGTGGCCATTCCACTCGGTTTGGTTGAGGCGAAATCATTGGAGCTTTTCTCTAGTGTGAAGCTATTCGCCTTGCCCGACCCGTGGTTTATTTCTTATCATTTTGAACCCTCCTTAATTCCGGCATTTCTCACCGCCGGTGTGGCATCTGCGCTCCGTACGATTGGGGTAATAACTACCTGCCAAAAAATCAACGATGCCGACTGGAAGCGTCCGGAAATAAAATCAATCAAGGGCGGCATGCTGGCCGACGGCATAGGCTGCATGCTGGGAGGGTTATTAGGCGCGCCGGGAATGAATGCGGCGCCTAGTCTCGTGGGTGTTTCCAAGGCTTCCGGTGCTACCAGTAGATACATAGCGTTCTCGGCCGGTGTCATATTCATACTAATTGCCTTTTTGCCAAAAGTGGCTTCGGTGTTCTTGCTCTTGCCCATGCCGGTTGTGGGGGCAGCTTTGGTAGCCAATGCGTCCTTCATGATGGCCGGGGGCATACAAATCATGGTCTCGCGGAATATAGATACCCGGGTGACCTATGTTATCGGCGTTTCCCTGCTGCTTGGCTTGAGTAGGAAGGTATTTCCGGGCTACTTCGAGCAACTGCCCCACACATTGCAGTTGGTGACGGGTACAGTCCTATCCCTTGCCGTTATATGCGCCGTGCTCTTGAATCTCCTCTTTCGAATAGGCATAAGGCGCACCCAGGTTTTTGTTTTTGAGGAATCGGATATCTCGCTTGAGCGTCTGACGAAATTCCTTCAAGCGCAAAAGAAATCCTGGGGTCTCAGCGAAGAGGTAATCGAGCGTAGCGTATCTACCACGACCCAAGTCGTACACCACCTACAAGAAGTACATTTAATCCTGGGATCGGTGAAAATACTGGTGAGCTATGACCAGGTCGACTTGGTGATCAATATCGAATATCAGGGCACTTTGTTGTCATTGCCCAACGTCGGACAGAAAAAAAGGGTGTTTGTGGAAGAGGAAGCGTTTGCATACGGCCTGGCCGATTTTTTGACCGGTGTCTATCCGGATAGGATGGAGCTTTCATCAAAAGGAAAGAATGCTAACATCCGTCTCTATTTCAGCGCTTGAGCAAGGACTGATTTCCCTATTGTGATCGCTGTTGAAGTTGTCTTAAAATAGTATGTTAGACAAGGCAAATAGTTTGAGGAGGGGTGTATGAGAACAATAATATCTTTGAGTATTTTTTCCCACTTTTGTACTTTCGATAGTTTCTTGCAAATCTCCTGAAGATGGCCAAAGGGACCTCGAAAAACTCCAGTGGACATGGCAATTAGTCTCAGGAGTGGTCGACGGCGAGGAACTCCCTGACGAAGAAGTTAAAAACACCCAGATTATGATAAAAGGCAACACCTTCGTGCTTCCACATGCATCCGAGTAGGTACAAGTCCTAAAGGAGCTTTTATAATTAATTCGGATACCGACCCTATGAAATAATCGATTTGATGTTGGATTATTAGGCATAGTCCAGACTCTTGGTGTCGAATTATAATCAGTTATACATCTCTCAGTTATTTTGTACTATGCCGAATTCTAGGATGCCTACTTCTGAAGCTATCATCTTGTTATGCCATTAAGTTATATTCCTTCTCCACACCCTCCTTATTACAATGAAAATCGGAATTAGGAGATAAAGTGGTATTGAAGGTTTAACACCAACCGATGCGATAGAGCAACCACCGCCTCCCTGGCTCTCAAGAATATCTGGTATTCCATCATTATCACTGTCCTCTGCTTCGAATGCCCCGATGTCGCATCTAGTTCCTTGAGGCCTTGTAATGCCGCGCTGGTCTGTATCAGGCGGAGGACAATCTGGATTGCCGGCGTCTATAGCCGGGCTACCAGTTAGCAAAGCCTGAGTTTCAGTAGGCCCCCCGTTATCCTGGAGGGGACCGAGTTTGGGGTCGGTATTGGGAAGATCTCCGGTAGAGGTAAGGCCGCAGGAGTTTCCGCTCTCCAGATTGTATCCTAATGACGTGATACTGCCTGAACAGTCTCCTCCCGATGGAGTGTTAGCAACGATGCTGCTGCTCAATTGAACTGTGCCCCCATTGTTAAAGATGCCACCGCCACCCTCGAAAGCCGTATTTTCGCTGATCGTGCTGTTAGTAATGGTCATCATACCCTCGTTAAAGATACCACCACCCTGGTTTGCCGAATCTCCATTTATAGTGCTGTTAGAGATGGTTACAGTGCCATTGTTATTATAGATACCGCCTCCACCGACTTCTGCAGAATTAGATGAGATGGTACTGCTGGTGACAGTTACAGTACCCCCGTTAAAGATACCGCCGCCTCTACCCTGGGCTCCATTGCTACTGAGGGTACTATCGGTGATGGTCAGTACTCCATCGTTAATGATGCCGCCCCCTATATCGGCCATATTGCCGCTAATAATACTATTATTAATGTTCATAGTGCTCTCACCATCGATTAAGATGCCTCCACCCTGGCCTGGAAACACCCCGCCCATTACTACGGTATTGTTGCTGATTATGCAGTTATTCACGTCCACCGCCGAGGAGAAGCTGGAAATGCCGCCACCTAAGGTACCCATGCCGTTTTCTATTGTCATGCCTTCAATAGTTACAGTAGCAGATCCGACTGCAAATACGGGCGCGCCGTTTTGTATTCCTTCTACGACGGTATTATCAGCTCCAGCCCCTTGCAGTATAAGGTTCTTACTAATACCCACGTTCTCTTGAAATGCCCCTGCGGCTATATCAATCGTGTCGCCCGAAGAGGCGGCATCAACCGCCTGCTGTATGGTATTACAGCTAGGGTTGGCCGTCGTACATGCATTTGAACCATCTCCGGGAACATTCCAAGTTGTTTGTCCCCACACCGGAACTGAGACGAGGGGAATTAGGTTTCCCATCACCGCTGTCATTGCCATCACGGCCAGTTTTTTTCTAGTTCCCTTCATATCGTGGTTCCTCCTTGCCTCTTCTACTTGAGATTATCTCAAACTATAGACATGAAATCAATAGATTGTTAATATGAATGGTCAGATGGTAGGAACGGCTCTAACCATTCAGTAAATCATTAATTAATTACCTTAAGAGCACAGCGTTCCGAATTAATCCTTTCCATGAAGATCAGGACAATAGGACCGGCGGGCCGGCTAATTATAGGGGCAATTCTGGGTATTCTTGCCGGGGTGTTTTTTGGGGATTACTGCAAGGTTCTAAACCCAATCGGCGTGGGCTACGTGATGTTGCTACAGGCCCCCATTTATCCTTTACTGGTAAGCGCCTTAATCCATGGTCTAGGAACGTTAAGCCCTTGTACATTCGGCAGCCTTTTCAAACGAGGGTGGATATTCTATTTGGCTGCCTGGGGTATTACACTGGGGGCAATCTTCATACTAGTCCAGGCTATCCCCCGGGTAAACGCCCCTTTCGTGATAAATCCGGCCCAAAAGGGACAGTCAGCGTCGAGTATACTTCAGCTTTTCCTTCCGGCTAATTTATTCACCGACATAGCGGGCAACCTTGTCCCGGCCGTGGTTATCTTCAGCGTTCTTTATGGACTGGCTATTCAGAGGTTCAAAAATAAGGAAAACATCCTTAACGTTTTTGATGCTATCAGCACCGCAAGCATTAAGATCTGGAATTGGGTGGCGATACTGGCGCCAATAGGGGTATTTGCCCTTTTCGCCGATTTAGCCGGAACGGTCTCGCTGGCCCAGCTCGAAAGCTTAACTCTATATATCCTGTTATTTGCCATCGGCTCTGTAATACTTGCATTCTGGGTGCTCCCGGCGGTGATAAGCGCCCTTACCGACCTGCCGGTCAGGAGGCTGTTGAAGACAATGAGAAATGGCATTATCATGGGCGCGGTTACTACTATTTCTGCAACGGCTATCCCATATGTTATTGAGGCCGTGGGAAAGCTTGCCGCCGAGCATAATATAACCGATGAAAAGAGAGAGACGCTCGTCAAAACAACGGTCTCAATCACCTATCCGTTAGGTCAGTTAGGCAATCTCTTCGTATATCTATTCATGTTTTTTTCCTTCTACTATTTCAAACAGCCGGTTGATATAATGGAACAGGTTCTCTTGCCAATACTAACCCTGCTATCTTCTTTCGGCAGCCCCACTGCCGCAGTAAACTCTGTGGCTTTTTTGAGTGCCTGGTTGAATATTCCCGGCGATGCCACGGAGCTATTCGTGGAAACGCTGGCAATCACCCGTTACTTCCAGGTTATTGCCACCGTTGTGGGATTTTACTTCATTCCCATACTAGTGCTTTTTGCCTTCTACGGGAGGTTGAAGATCAGCCCTTTGCGGTTGATTTCCGGTCTAGTTTTTCCAGCATTAATATTCGGGATCATTACATTTGGTCTTTTTCATCTCGAAGGATGGCTCATTCCGCAAAGGGTGAATACTTACCTCTCCTTTTCTCTTCCGGAGAGCGTGACAAACGGGGTTGATGTAACCGTTCACAAGACGGCCGAGACGGTTGAAATTAAACCGGAAGATGCATCTTTGAATGAAACCAGCCTTGATCGCATCAAAAGAACCGGTGTGTTGCGTGTGGGCTACAATGTATTCCCAATTCCATTTTGCTACCTCAACAATAAGGGAGAGTTGGTTGGATACGACGTTGCCTTTGCCTACGAATTAGCCCGTTCTTTGAATGTGAAACTGGTTTTTATTCCATTTGACTGGGATAGCCTTGTGAAGGACCTGAAGGCTAGCCGTTATGATATTGCCATGGCCGGCATATATGTCACCAACGAACGGATAGAGAGCGTAAAGGTGTCCAACTCCTATTTTAGGGGTCCGCTGGTAATGGTCGTCCCTTCAAGTCAGGCCCATAAATTTCTCTCTAGACAAAGGATAGCAAAGATAGAAGACTTGAAGATCGCGGTCTTCTATGACCAGGTATTCCTCAACCTGGTGAACGAGACCTTTCCGCAAGCTCAGATGAAGGTTGTTTCCAACCTCGAGGAAATGGCCAGTTTTAATGGTTTTGATGCGGTTATCTGGACTTTAACCCAAGGGTCTATTTTAGCCAGCATGAAGCCCGGGCTTAGCGTTGTAGTACCAGAAGATTTGGGCC from Thermodesulfobacteriota bacterium includes these protein-coding regions:
- a CDS encoding cation:dicarboxylase symporter family transporter produces the protein MKIRTIGPAGRLIIGAILGILAGVFFGDYCKVLNPIGVGYVMLLQAPIYPLLVSALIHGLGTLSPCTFGSLFKRGWIFYLAAWGITLGAIFILVQAIPRVNAPFVINPAQKGQSASSILQLFLPANLFTDIAGNLVPAVVIFSVLYGLAIQRFKNKENILNVFDAISTASIKIWNWVAILAPIGVFALFADLAGTVSLAQLESLTLYILLFAIGSVILAFWVLPAVISALTDLPVRRLLKTMRNGIIMGAVTTISATAIPYVIEAVGKLAAEHNITDEKRETLVKTTVSITYPLGQLGNLFVYLFMFFSFYYFKQPVDIMEQVLLPILTLLSSFGSPTAAVNSVAFLSAWLNIPGDATELFVETLAITRYFQVIATVVGFYFIPILVLFAFYGRLKISPLRLISGLVFPALIFGIITFGLFHLEGWLIPQRVNTYLSFSLPESVTNGVDVTVHKTAETVEIKPEDASLNETSLDRIKRTGVLRVGYNVFPIPFCYLNNKGELVGYDVAFAYELARSLNVKLVFIPFDWDSLVKDLKASRYDIAMAGIYVTNERIESVKVSNSYFRGPLVMVVPSSQAHKFLSRQRIAKIEDLKIAVFYDQVFLNLVNETFPQAQMKVVSNLEEMASFNGFDAVIWTLTQGSILASMKPGLSVVVPEDLGPPFLFAYLMPPNSNELREYVNYWLDLKEDDGFTKKMNDYWILGKPSADPSPRWSVIRNVLHWID
- the rph gene encoding ribonuclease PH, which encodes MRSDGRQSDEIRPVKITRGVMKYAEGSALIEMGETKVICAATIEETVPPFLKETGKGWITTEYSMLPRSTKTRNVRDAVRGRVSGRSQEIQRIVGRALRAVINLEKLGERTIIIDCDVLQADGGTRTASITGAFVALSDAVQHLFREGIFQENPISDYVAAVSVGIVDGEMILDLSYEEDSKAEVDMNVAMTGSGLLVEVQGTAESKPFGREELNLMINLAQEGILRLIAKQKEILAE
- a CDS encoding choice-of-anchor Q domain-containing protein; its protein translation is MAMTAVMGNLIPLVSVPVWGQTTWNVPGDGSNACTTANPSCNTIQQAVDAASSGDTIDIAAGAFQENVGISKNLILQGAGADNTVVEGIQNGAPVFAVGSATVTIEGMTIENGMGTLGGGISSFSSAVDVNNCIISNNTVVMGGVFPGQGGGILIDGESTMNINNSIISGNMADIGGGIINDGVLTITDSTLSSNGAQGRGGGIFNGGTVTVTSSTISSNSAEVGGGGIYNNNGTVTISNSTINGDSANQGGGIFNEGMMTITNSTISENTAFEGGGGIFNNGGTVQLSSSIVANTPSGGDCSGSITSLGYNLESGNSCGLTSTGDLPNTDPKLGPLQDNGGPTETQALLTGSPAIDAGNPDCPPPDTDQRGITRPQGTRCDIGAFEAEDSDNDGIPDILESQGGGGCSIASVGVKPSIPLYLLIPIFIVIRRVWRRNIT
- a CDS encoding XTP/dITP diphosphatase — protein: MIKEIVLATKNRGKIKEFSDLLSPVFGRIISLREFNNIPEIVEDGETFSENALKKARVISKLTQKITLADDSGLEVDALGGRPGVFSSRYAGENAGDEENINKLLRELKGEANRNARFVCCLALVFPDGREITVEGRCEGVIVEDPRGEGGFGYDPVFYLPELNKTMAELTLEEKNLVSHRSRAVNALIMYLNGQKD
- a CDS encoding solute carrier family 23 protein, whose amino-acid sequence is MATRPDDLIYTVDDFPPWPRLILLGLQNVVLISIYLVFIVIISNAAGSPQHVTVSAISLGMIAVAIATMLQAIWKGPVGSGFLAPPVFSAIYLGPSLLAAKAGGLPAVFAMTIFAGAIEVLLSRYLQHLRGVFPPSVSGFIVLIVGIELGLVGMDQVLDVGAYKGPQFSQHLFVSVLTLAIIISLSVWFRGLMRLMCSMLGIVVGFLVAIPLGLVEAKSLELFSSVKLFALPDPWFISYHFEPSLIPAFLTAGVASALRTIGVITTCQKINDADWKRPEIKSIKGGMLADGIGCMLGGLLGAPGMNAAPSLVGVSKASGATSRYIAFSAGVIFILIAFLPKVASVFLLLPMPVVGAALVANASFMMAGGIQIMVSRNIDTRVTYVIGVSLLLGLSRKVFPGYFEQLPHTLQLVTGTVLSLAVICAVLLNLLFRIGIRRTQVFVFEESDISLERLTKFLQAQKKSWGLSEEVIERSVSTTTQVVHHLQEVHLILGSVKILVSYDQVDLVINIEYQGTLLSLPNVGQKKRVFVEEEAFAYGLADFLTGVYPDRMELSSKGKNANIRLYFSA